In one window of Streptomyces sp. NBC_01224 DNA:
- a CDS encoding DMT family transporter, whose protein sequence is MVYMSSLALSVLLSLVSAVAYAAGAIVQERVATAGDGRSLAPLRNRVWWAAVTMNGVGAVLHVVALAYGPLSLVQPLGALTIVFALPMAALFVRRRAGAIAWRGAIMATVGLAGLLSLTGNAEPHTLSGPDQLTLAGVTLGAVAALFLISKGLHRPVVRSVILAGAAGVAFGIASVFTKTVAVQWTSGAAGAGMPALLAIGTFAAAGLLLSQAAYRGAGLTAPLATVTVVNPVIAAAVGITMFDEQFRHGTAGTLLALACGVVAAGGLILLTTERLGAEHRAGQPAASEYPNALGDGADAEPGAGGIAEPAVDLARPAETQKVVIHPEPAPPTPAAAVETIAETFSAASVMPLVMPLERRLGQVEFGPGRSSHTGTAARRGGASAEPAAPADTAGAQAVVQTLTPPALR, encoded by the coding sequence GTGGTGTACATGAGTTCCCTTGCGCTGTCCGTGCTTCTCTCACTGGTCTCCGCAGTCGCCTACGCGGCCGGGGCGATCGTCCAGGAGCGCGTGGCCACGGCTGGAGACGGCCGCTCGCTCGCACCCTTGCGCAACCGTGTCTGGTGGGCCGCCGTGACAATGAACGGCGTGGGCGCGGTCCTGCATGTCGTGGCGCTGGCCTACGGTCCGCTCAGTCTCGTCCAGCCGCTCGGTGCGCTGACCATCGTCTTCGCCCTGCCGATGGCGGCACTCTTCGTACGCCGCCGGGCAGGCGCCATCGCATGGCGCGGCGCGATCATGGCGACCGTCGGTCTGGCGGGCCTGCTCTCGCTCACCGGGAACGCCGAGCCGCACACCCTGAGCGGCCCGGATCAGCTGACGCTCGCCGGCGTGACGCTCGGTGCGGTCGCAGCGCTCTTCCTGATCTCCAAGGGCTTGCACCGGCCGGTGGTACGGAGCGTGATCCTGGCCGGGGCCGCGGGTGTCGCTTTCGGGATCGCCTCGGTGTTCACGAAGACCGTGGCCGTGCAGTGGACCTCCGGTGCGGCGGGGGCCGGAATGCCGGCGCTGCTGGCGATAGGCACGTTCGCGGCCGCCGGGCTGCTGCTCTCCCAGGCCGCGTACCGGGGCGCCGGGCTGACCGCGCCGCTGGCCACGGTGACTGTGGTGAACCCGGTGATAGCCGCGGCTGTCGGCATCACCATGTTCGATGAGCAGTTCCGGCACGGTACGGCGGGCACCCTGCTCGCGCTGGCCTGCGGGGTGGTCGCCGCGGGCGGGCTGATACTTCTCACGACGGAGCGGCTGGGCGCGGAGCACCGTGCCGGGCAGCCGGCCGCGAGCGAGTACCCGAACGCTCTGGGAGACGGGGCGGACGCGGAGCCCGGCGCCGGAGGTATTGCGGAACCGGCGGTGGACCTGGCCCGGCCGGCTGAGACGCAGAAGGTCGTCATTCATCCCGAGCCCGCACCGCCGACGCCCGCCGCAGCCGTCGAGACCATCGCGGAAACGTTCTCGGCAGCCTCTGTAATGCCTCTGGTGATGCCGCTGGAGCGTCGTCTCGGGCAGGTGGAGTTCGGGCCCGGACGGTCGTCGCACACCGGCACCGCAGCACGGCGGGGCGGCGCGTCCGCGGAGCCTGCCGCCCCGGCTGACACAGCCGGGGCCCAGGCGGTCGTTCAGACGCTGACCCCGCCCGCCCTCAGGTAG
- a CDS encoding (2Fe-2S)-binding protein: protein MDEPAAASVGGFFTLRTASPSDGAHRPLALLYAGEVAPLTARIDTVATRLRTPERRVAASVAHLGLASRLWSIALGPAALTGRFPDLSPDALHWDPQHTAPDDLWLSTSGSLPATAARMREAVQYAHLVPLAEAIHRDGPLSNGLLWGNVGSALAGALRELVAWARIHHRPDVSGQARALVAELLDHPDLRNTGAPHDPAFRRRSCCLYYRCPGGGLCGDCVFENV, encoded by the coding sequence ATGGACGAGCCGGCAGCGGCCTCTGTGGGCGGATTCTTCACGCTGCGTACCGCTTCGCCGTCCGACGGGGCGCATCGCCCGCTGGCACTCTTGTACGCGGGGGAGGTCGCACCGCTCACGGCCCGTATCGACACGGTCGCCACCCGGCTCCGTACCCCTGAGCGCAGAGTCGCCGCCTCCGTCGCGCACCTGGGGCTGGCCTCCCGCCTCTGGTCGATCGCACTCGGCCCGGCGGCCCTGACCGGCCGTTTCCCCGATCTCTCGCCCGATGCCCTGCACTGGGACCCACAGCACACCGCCCCCGACGACCTGTGGCTGAGCACCTCCGGATCGCTACCCGCTACCGCCGCCCGGATGCGGGAAGCCGTGCAGTACGCCCATCTCGTGCCCCTCGCCGAGGCGATCCACCGCGACGGTCCCTTGTCGAACGGGCTGCTGTGGGGCAACGTGGGGTCGGCGCTGGCGGGAGCCCTGCGCGAACTGGTCGCCTGGGCCCGTATCCACCACCGACCCGACGTGTCAGGACAGGCCCGCGCCCTGGTCGCCGAACTCCTCGACCATCCCGACCTCCGGAACACCGGCGCCCCGCACGACCCGGCGTTCCGCCGTCGCAGTTGCTGCCTGTACTACCGCTGCCCGGGCGGCGGTCTGTGCGGCGACTGCGTCTTCGAGAACGTCTGA